One window of the Eschrichtius robustus isolate mEscRob2 chromosome X, mEscRob2.pri, whole genome shotgun sequence genome contains the following:
- the RPL36A gene encoding large ribosomal subunit protein eL42 yields the protein MVFPTDSHEEARPETSYILPFPARPLSFRADSALANMVNVPKTRRTFCKKCGKHQPHKVTQYKKGKDSLYAQGKRRYDRKQSGYGGQTKPIFRKKAKTTKKIVLRLECVEPNCRSKRMLAIKRCKHFELGGDKKRKGQVIQF from the exons ATGGTCTTTCCCACCGACTCCCACGAGGAAGCGCGACCAGAAACCTCCTATATACTTCCGTTTCCGGCCAGGCCTCTCTCTTTCCGTGCCGATAGCGCTCTCGCAAACATG GTGAACGTTCCTAAAACCCGCCGGACTTTCTGTAAGAAGTGTGGCAAGCACCAACCCCACAAAGTGACACAGTACAAGAAGGGCAAGGATTCGCTGTATGCCCAGG GAAAGCGGCGGTATGACAGGAAGCAGAGTGGCTATGGTGGGCAGACTAAGCCGATTTTCCGGAAAAAG gctaaaactacaaagaagattgTGCTGAGGCTTGAATGTGTTGAGCCGAACTGCAGATCTAAGAGAATGCTGGCTATTAAGAGATGCAAGCATTTTGAGCTGGGAGGAGATAAGAAGAGAAAG GGCCAAGTGATCCAGTTCTGA